ATTGCCTGCACTTCCTCCGGGGTCCATTTGGCAGCCCAGGAAATATCGCCGTTTTTGTCGTAGATGTTTACACGGGTAACGTGTACGCTCTTAATATCGCACCACTTCGCCAGCACTGAATTTTTGGCAATCATATTACCGACCATAAAGAAGCGGCCGCGCCCACCGTCGAGAGTACCGAACAGAGCCGAGCGCACCCAGTCGAACAGCTTAGAGACACGCGCCGGACTTTCCACCAGTTCGTCGTCGTCGAGGTCGTCAATAACGATGTAATCCGGACGGTGTGAGCGGTAGCGCAGACCACGCGGAGACTGACCGCGACCACGGGCAAAAAATGCGACTTCCGTCTGCGTTACAAATTCTCCCTCCTCCCAGGATCCGGCGTTGTACTGTTCCCCGAAATCGGCAATATAACGCTGGTTGTACTGTAACTCCGCCTGAATGTCACCCAACAGAGTTTTAGCGTTATCCTCAGACTTGCCGACGATGACCATAACGTTAATTTCGCGGCGTTCCTGACACATTAGCCACATAGGGACAAATACGTCCATATTGGTAGACTTAGCCGCACCACGATGCCAGACAAAACCGGCTTTGAGGTTTCGGTTGGCTTTTATCTTATTGGCCGCGTCAATGTGGAATTTAGCGCAAGGGGTAGCTTTCCCGGTTTCGGGGTTAATAGTCCAGTGTGGGAAATAGTAATCAACGAAAGCGGTATAATCAGAGCGCAGCCGGGCAATGCGCGCGAGACGCTGTGCCGGCGATTCTATGATGTTAATGGAAGTGGCAGCCTGCACCGTTTCGCAGTGCTGTTTCCATTCCTCAATCGCTTTTTTTAATTCCGCTTTTGTCATACTTTAGAAAGACTCTTTTAATTTTTCAGAGATGAAAAGGTCGTGATAATGGTTAATGGTTTTGAGCAGTTCCGGGGTGACATTCGGGTCGAAGCTCATACGATATTGCAGCCATTTGCTGAAAGCCATAAATACCTCTATAATGTCAACCACGGAAGTTTTTTTGTCGAGGCGTTCAACAGTGGCGGCAAACTTCACAAGTTTGTCAGCGCTGGCGGCTGTTTTCTCCGGGCTGGGGTCATTTGCCAAATCCTCCAGTAACACATTTATGGAGTTAAAAATTTTATTAACCAGTTCCTGTCTCGTAATGTTGGCGGCGGCTCGTGCCTGTTCCCAGCCACCCTCCGCAACCCATTTTGTGACAGTCTGAGCAGATACGCCGACTTTTTCAGCAATAGACTTCTGAGGCTCCCCCTGCATATATAGGAGGCGCGCGTGTTCGCGTTGCTGTTCGCGTTCCTTTTTGGTTTTAGTTGCCATTCATAATAAACCGAGAATTTAAGTTAACACCCACACTGCGGGGGCGTTTTCGATATTTCGCATTATCGGCGGCACCTCAGCATAGCAGGAGTAAACTCCGCTCTGCGTTCGGTTTGCACGATAATTCACACTGCAAAGTTGGGGTAAAAAAGTGCTATGGTAAAAAAGAGTGTAAAACTTTTACACTCTTTTTGTTAGGGTTGTGAACAATGCTCAACTTTGCACCGCTGAACGACTTAAATACATTCTTTGCATAGCAAAGCGGCAAGCCGATTAGCGGAGTAGAGCAGCCGGTAGCTCATTGGGCTCATTCCCCAAAGGTCGCAGGTTCGAGTCCTGCCTCCGCCACCAAGGTAAAAAAGATTAGGACAACCGCCCCGGGCACAGGGGACACACCCACCACCTCCGGACCAAGCCCCTAAGTGCCCCGGGCATTTTCTTTGCGAGAGTTAATATTTTAAAATACAAAGCGTGGCAAGCACGATAAGTGAAACGAGACAACTACAATGAAAGAAGTAATAATCTCAACTGAGGCAGTAAACAGCTACGGCACGCGTGTGCTGACTTCGGGCATAGACCTGGAGCAGTTCAAGCGCAACCCGGTTTTGCTATGGATGCACCGCCGTGCTTTCGACGGTCAGTCAATGCCTATCGGCAAAATTGACAACCTCAGAGTTGAGGAGGGGAAGCTGATAGGCACCCCGATATTTGACCAAAACGATGAATTTGCCCGGAAGATAGAGAGCAAATGGGAAAGCGGATTTTTGCGCATGGCTTCGGCAGCCCTGGAGCCTACCGAAGTGAACCCAGACCCGGCTTTAGCATTGGAAGGGCAGACACGTGCAACGGTGACACGGTGCAAACTTATCGAGGTTAGCATTGTGGATATTGGCGGCAATGATGAAGCCCTGCAACTCTGTGGAGCAGACGGCAAGCAGTTGAAGCTCGCCGCCGGTGAGGATGCCCCGACACTTCCGCTCTTGAAACTGAACGAACCCAAGCCCGCGCCGGAGAATGAACCCGGCGAGGGGGAGGAAATCAATAACAATAATAAAATAATAAAAACAGCGATGAACAAAGACCAGTTAATCCTCTTAGGACTTCCCGAGGATGCGTCCGACGAGCAGGTAACAGCCGCGCTCCAGCTGATGAAAACCAAGGCGGACAGCGCCGAAACTTTGCAGCTTGCGTCCGTAACTCAGTACGTGGATCAGGCTATTGCCGACAGAAAGATTTTAGCGGCGCAGCGTGAACATTACATTAAGCTCGGTAAAGCCGCCGGCGCAGAAATGCTCGCAGACACATTCAAGGCTATGCCCGGACAGCAGAAGCCCACCGACACACTGAACCTGAACAAACAGAGTGCCCCCGGTGCAGGTGAACAGCCTAAGAAATACACCAAGTTAAGCGAAGTGCCGCAGAGCGAACTCATTGCACTCCGCAAAGACCAGCCCGCGGAATATATGCGCCTGTATAAAGAAGAGTACGGCGTAGACTGCCCGCCCCTAAGCGAATAAATAAACCCTATAAACACAATCAACAACAGCAATGAAATCGAAAAGCAATTTTTTTAAGAAGCTGCTCGGCATAGTCAGCTGCATGATTATGGCCGTTGCGTTCAATGCCGCCGCCGGCGCTACCTGTGCTGTGGCAATCGGCTGCGCCCCTGAAACCGGAGCAATCGCCGGCAATGTTCTGGCACTTGCATTAGGTCAGGCAGCCCCCGCGGGTTCATTCCGTGCCGGTGTCCTCAAAGAGATATGGACCGGTGAGCAGATCAAACAGTTCCGCACCGCCCTGGAGTCGTGGGGCTGGCTTGCAAGAATCCGCAGTTATAACCAGTATGTAAATAACGACGTTATCCACTTCGTTGAAATCGGCGGTGACCCCACGGTGCTTGTAAATAATACCACCTACCCAATTCCTGTTACTGCTCTGGAGGATGCGGACAAGCCTGTGAGTCTTGACAAGTTCACAACCGAGGCAACCCCTGTGACCAATGATGAGCTGCACGCTATCAGTTACGACAAAATGGCAAGCGTTCAGGAACGCCACCGCGATGTATTGGTCGAGGCGTTCGGTCAGCGTGCAATACACGCCATTGCCCCGGATGAGAATAAAACCGGCGTGCCTGTGCTTTTCACTACCGGCGAAGCTGTAGAGGGTCGCAAGCTCATGACTTCGGCTGACCTTTTGGCAGTCAAAAGGAGCTTTGACAAAATGGGTATACCCAAGCAGGATCGCGTGCTGGTGCTCTGTTCCGACCATGTGAACGACCTGCTCCAGACAGAGCAGCGTTTCAAAGACCATTACAACATTAACCAGACCGAGGGCAAAATCGGCCGCCTGTATGGTTTTGACATTTACGAATATGACGGCACACCCTATTACAACTCGGCAGGTAAAAAACTTGCATGGGGTGCTGTTCCCGGTGCGACCGACTCGCAGAGCTCCGTTGCGTTCTATGCCGGCAGAATGATGAAAGCCGCAGGCTCAACAACATTCTACTGGAGTAAAGCCGAGAACGACCCTCAGAACCACCGCAACCTCGTTAACTTTGACCAGTACGGCATTTGTCTGCCTTTGTCTGAGACCAATTGTCGTATGGCAATAGTCAGCGCAAAAGCGTAAAAAACCTATGGCTACACTGAAACAAGGAAGCAGAGGCGCGGAGGTAAAAGCCCTGCAACAGCGGTTAAACCTCATACCTGACGGTATTTTCGGACCGTTGACCGAGGAAGCCGTCAAAGAGTTTCAGAAGCGTAAGGGGTTAACGGCTGACGGAATAGCCGGAGCGCAGACACTTGCAGCTATGGGCGCGACACCCGGAAAGCGCAAGGTCGATGAAATCATTCTGCACTATACGGCAACGCCGGAGGGTGAGGAGTTTTCAAATACCCGGATAAAAGCAAGCCATTTGGCGCGTGGCTTTTCTGATATAGGCTACCACTATGTTATCGGACTAAACGGGGAAATCCGCCCCGGGCGGTCCGAGGCAGTGGCCGGAGCGCATTGCACCGGACATAATACGCGGTCAATCGGTGTGTGTTACGTTGGCGGATGTCCGCCACGTAAGACCCCGAATTGGCAAAATATCGGGAAGGACACACGAACCCCGGCACAAGAGGCTACGCTTGTAAAGTTGGTTAAAGAACTTCTCAAGAAATACCCCGGCGCTACTGTTCACGGTCATAACGAATTTGCTAATAAACCGTGCCCCGGCTTCGATGTAAAAAAATGGCTCACAAAAGTGGGTATTAAACAGTAACAATATGAATTGTCGTGCCAGTGAGAGCAGAGCGGAGCTTGCTCCGGCTATGCCGAGCGCAGCCGACAAAGCATTGGAACAATGAATGAGCGGCGAAATAATAACAATCATAGTATCGGCGCTTGTTGCGGCGGTATCTGGTCCCGTAGGGGCATGGGTTGGCCGCAAACTGGAGCGCACTAAATACCGCATTGAACTTAAGACGCTGAGGGCTGAAATGAATAATAAGCTCGCAGAGGTCAAAAGCAATGAGCTTGAAAACGTGCGAAAGGCTGCGGACATACTGATGGAAAGTATTGTGCCGCCGCTCAAAGCCGAAATAACTAACTTACGCAAAGATGTGCAAAGACTCAACAACGCACTGGAGCGCATTTGGGGCTGTCGTCATATTGATAGCTGCCCTGTCAAATTCGAGCTGCTGCTCACACCGAAAGGTCGCGGAGCACACCAGGACGGAAACAACGGAGCATGTGACGACGAGCGCCAAAGGTTGCGAGGTGCACACCCAACACCAAGAGGCGACCCTGACGAGGGAGACCCAAACCCGGGGGCTGACGGTTACGGAGATTGAGGTCTACGACACTGAAAAGCAACCCGACCCGGACACCGGACAAAGACCGTTAAAAGCCAAGATCCGGCAGACCCACGGCGAGGAGCAGCAGAGTAATGAGGCGGCAGATATTACCGCCGAGGAGAAAGCCGAGACCGAAACCGAAGCGGTGCAGACCATTGACGGCGGCACGCTTGACGAAGTGACGGTAACAGCTACCAAAGCCCCGAGCCTGTGGGAACGGTTGAAAGTCGCCACCCTGATATTGGCTGCAGTTCTGATCCTGTCAGTAGCAGGGTGGAAAATATATAATCTAAAACGTAAAAAGATATGAGCAACGAAACAAAAGAAAAGACCACAGCCGAAATCGCAGCGGAAAATCTGGCAACGATTAATGAAGCCGGCGCCGTCACTGCGGAGGAGATGGCACACGTCGCGGCAACCTTAGAGACAGCTTCGGCGAAAAAGTCAGGCAAAGGCAAGAACCAGCCCGAGCCGGAACTGGTCGCAAAACTGAAAGCAGCCCGCGCCAAAGCAAAGGCGGAAACTGACGCCCTTACTGCTGTGGGTAAAGCAGCGTGCCGGCGTCACAGTCTCCCGGCAGTATGGGTGACAGCCGACGGCCAGTGTTTCAAACAGGAAACTGACGCCCGAAACCACGGCAAAAGTCTGGGATTTTCGGCAGTACCCTTAAAAGTGGAAGC
The sequence above is drawn from the Duncaniella freteri genome and encodes:
- a CDS encoding N-acetylmuramoyl-L-alanine amidase; its protein translation is MATLKQGSRGAEVKALQQRLNLIPDGIFGPLTEEAVKEFQKRKGLTADGIAGAQTLAAMGATPGKRKVDEIILHYTATPEGEEFSNTRIKASHLARGFSDIGYHYVIGLNGEIRPGRSEAVAGAHCTGHNTRSIGVCYVGGCPPRKTPNWQNIGKDTRTPAQEATLVKLVKELLKKYPGATVHGHNEFANKPCPGFDVKKWLTKVGIKQ
- a CDS encoding terminase gpP N-terminus-related DNA-binding protein: MATKTKKEREQQREHARLLYMQGEPQKSIAEKVGVSAQTVTKWVAEGGWEQARAAANITRQELVNKIFNSINVLLEDLANDPSPEKTAASADKLVKFAATVERLDKKTSVVDIIEVFMAFSKWLQYRMSFDPNVTPELLKTINHYHDLFISEKLKESF